From Solwaraspora sp. WMMD1047, the proteins below share one genomic window:
- the mug gene encoding G/U mismatch-specific DNA glycosylase → MTAGLPTTRRPAAGLPTTGRPTPAQVAAAAGRTIPDLIAPGLRVLFCGINPGLYSAATGHHFARPGNRFWPALHRAGFTPHQVRPADQADLLTHGLGITNLVARSTARADELTDDELLAGGRELTAKVRRYRPEWVAVVGVTAYRTAFGRRQAVVGRQTGGLAGAGLWVLPNPSGLNAHYTADTLAAAFAALRIAVRAAGSRGSAR, encoded by the coding sequence ATGACGGCTGGGCTACCGACGACTCGACGACCGGCGGCCGGGCTACCGACAACGGGGCGGCCGACGCCGGCGCAGGTGGCCGCCGCTGCCGGCCGGACCATTCCGGACCTCATCGCGCCCGGTCTGCGGGTGCTCTTCTGCGGCATCAACCCCGGGCTCTACTCGGCTGCCACCGGGCACCACTTCGCCCGTCCCGGCAACCGGTTCTGGCCGGCGCTGCACCGGGCCGGGTTCACCCCGCACCAGGTCCGGCCGGCCGACCAGGCCGACCTGCTCACCCATGGGCTGGGCATCACCAATCTGGTCGCCCGGAGCACCGCCCGGGCCGACGAACTGACCGATGACGAGCTGCTGGCCGGCGGGCGGGAGCTGACGGCCAAGGTCCGGCGGTATCGGCCGGAGTGGGTCGCGGTGGTCGGGGTGACCGCGTACCGGACGGCGTTCGGCCGGCGGCAGGCGGTGGTGGGCCGGCAGACCGGCGGGCTCGCCGGCGCCGGGCTCTGGGTGCTGCCGAACCCCAGCGGCCTGAACGCCCACTACACCGCGGACACCCTGGCCGCCGCCTTCGCCGCGCTGCGGATCGCCGTCAGGGCTGCTGGTAGTCGCGGCTCGGCACGGTGA
- a CDS encoding enoyl-CoA hydratase/isomerase family protein, protein MVTEPVGVRLDRDGPVATVTLCRPDVLNAQTPQMWLAMRDFARDLPGDVRVVVVRGEGRAFSAGLDRAVAAGTGPGSVAELTRLPPAECADRIAEFQAAFTWLHRPDLISVAAVQGHAIGAGFQLALACDLRVLADSATLSMAEVTLGLVPDLAGTGRLVELVGYARALEICVTGRRLDAAEAYRLGLATAVVAPGELDAAVADLVAAVLAGNRDAVVEIKALLAGAAGRSSAEQQRAEREAQTRRLRDLAGLGE, encoded by the coding sequence GTGGTGACCGAACCCGTCGGCGTGCGGTTGGATCGCGACGGGCCGGTCGCGACAGTGACGTTGTGCCGGCCCGACGTGCTCAACGCGCAGACCCCCCAGATGTGGTTGGCGATGCGCGACTTCGCCCGCGACCTCCCCGGCGACGTGCGGGTCGTGGTCGTCCGCGGCGAGGGCCGGGCCTTCTCCGCCGGGCTCGACCGAGCCGTGGCGGCCGGCACCGGCCCGGGCTCGGTCGCCGAGCTGACCCGGTTGCCGCCGGCCGAGTGCGCCGACCGGATCGCCGAGTTCCAGGCGGCCTTCACCTGGCTGCACCGGCCGGACCTGATCTCGGTCGCCGCCGTGCAGGGCCATGCCATCGGCGCCGGGTTCCAGTTGGCGCTCGCCTGTGACCTGCGGGTCCTGGCCGACTCCGCCACCCTGTCGATGGCCGAGGTGACGCTGGGCCTGGTGCCCGACCTGGCCGGCACCGGTCGGCTCGTGGAGCTGGTCGGCTACGCCCGGGCGCTGGAGATCTGCGTCACCGGCCGGCGGCTGGACGCCGCCGAGGCGTACCGGCTCGGGCTGGCCACCGCGGTGGTCGCGCCGGGCGAACTGGACGCCGCCGTGGCCGATCTGGTCGCGGCCGTCCTCGCCGGTAACCGCGACGCGGTGGTGGAGATCAAGGCACTGCTGGCCGGCGCCGCCGGCCGATCGAGTGCCGAGCAGCAGCGGGCCGAGCGGGAGGCGCAGACCCGCCGGCTGCGCGATCTGGCGGGTCTCGGCGAGTAG
- a CDS encoding TetR/AcrR family transcriptional regulator, whose protein sequence is MPRVSQDQLDARRQEILSAARACFARHGYEGATVRRLEEATGLSRGAIFHHFRDKDSLFLAVAEDDAATMVSTVARNGLVQVMRDLLARAVSPDTTGWLGSQLEVSRRLRTDPAFAERWAQRSAAIAEATRDRLARQRAAGVLRDDVPIDVLAQFLELAYDGLVLHLAMGRPAGDLGPVLDLVEEAVRRP, encoded by the coding sequence CGACGCCCGTCGGCAGGAGATCCTCAGCGCGGCGCGGGCCTGCTTCGCCCGGCACGGCTACGAGGGCGCCACGGTCCGCCGGCTGGAGGAGGCGACCGGGCTGTCCCGAGGCGCCATCTTCCACCACTTCCGGGACAAGGACTCGCTCTTCCTCGCCGTCGCCGAGGACGACGCCGCCACGATGGTCTCCACCGTCGCCCGCAACGGCCTGGTCCAGGTGATGCGCGACCTGCTCGCCCGGGCGGTCTCGCCGGACACCACCGGCTGGCTCGGCAGCCAGTTGGAGGTCTCCCGCCGGCTGCGGACCGATCCGGCCTTCGCCGAGCGGTGGGCGCAGCGGTCGGCGGCGATCGCGGAGGCGACCCGGGACCGGCTCGCCCGCCAGCGGGCCGCCGGAGTGTTGCGCGACGACGTCCCGATCGACGTCCTCGCCCAGTTCCTGGAGCTGGCCTACGACGGCCTGGTGCTGCACCTGGCGATGGGCCGGCCCGCCGGTGACCTCGGCCCGGTGCTGGACCTGGTCGAGGAGGCGGTCCGCCGCCCGTGA
- a CDS encoding SDR family oxidoreductase, with protein sequence MDLGLTDRVYLLTGASKGLGLATARCLVADGARVIISARDADRVDAVVEELGADRAAGLAADLTDPETPQRLVDAARDRFGRLDGALISVGGPPPGTAASVGDEQWRASFETVFLGSVRTARTVAAALPDGGAIALVLSTSARSPVAGLGISNGLRPGLAGVSKDMADEYGPRGVRFVGLLPGRILTDRNLELFAASGDPDRARAEAEAAIPLRRIGDPTEFGRVAAFVLSPAAGYLTGLTIPVDGGATRGL encoded by the coding sequence ATGGATCTCGGACTGACCGACCGGGTGTACCTGCTCACCGGCGCCTCGAAAGGGCTGGGCCTGGCGACCGCCCGGTGCCTGGTGGCCGACGGCGCCCGGGTGATCATCTCGGCCCGGGACGCCGACCGGGTGGACGCCGTCGTCGAGGAGCTCGGCGCGGACCGGGCGGCCGGACTGGCCGCCGACCTGACCGACCCGGAGACCCCGCAACGGCTCGTCGACGCCGCACGCGACCGCTTCGGCCGGCTGGACGGCGCGTTGATCTCGGTCGGCGGGCCGCCGCCCGGCACCGCAGCCTCGGTCGGCGACGAGCAGTGGCGGGCGTCGTTCGAGACCGTTTTCCTCGGCTCGGTGCGGACCGCCCGGACGGTCGCCGCCGCGCTGCCCGACGGCGGCGCGATCGCCCTGGTGCTCTCCACCTCGGCCCGCAGCCCGGTCGCCGGGCTCGGCATCTCCAACGGGCTGCGTCCGGGGCTCGCCGGCGTATCCAAGGACATGGCCGACGAGTACGGCCCGCGCGGCGTCCGTTTCGTGGGCCTGCTGCCGGGCCGGATCCTGACCGACCGCAACCTCGAACTCTTCGCTGCCAGCGGTGACCCGGACCGGGCCCGGGCCGAGGCGGAGGCGGCGATCCCGCTGCGCCGGATCGGCGATCCGACGGAGTTCGGCCGGGTGGCCGCGTTCGTCCTCTCCCCCGCCGCCGGCTACCTGACCGGGCTGACCATCCCGGTCGACGGCGGCGCCACCCGGGGACTCTGA
- a CDS encoding ABC-F family ATP-binding cassette domain-containing protein → MITATGLELRAGARILLSDTTLRVQPGDRIGLVGRNGAGKTTTLKVLAGEGQPYAGQIERRSAVGYLPQDPRTGDLGTTARDRVLSARGLDRLMAQMKEIEERLASESGDDRLVRRYGALEDQFASLGGYAAEAEAARICANLGLPDRVLTQTIGTLSGGQRRRIELARILFRDAAEGGGGTLLLDEPTNHLDADSITWLRGFLAGHKGGLIVISHDAALLEAVVNKVWFLDATRSVVDVYNVGWKAYQEQRETDERRRRRERANAEKKAGALLTQADKMRAKATKTVAAQNMARRAERLLSGLDETRVADKVAKVRFPSPAPCGKTPLTADGLSKSYGSLEIFTDVNVAVDRGSRVAILGLNGAGKTTLLRILGGLLPPDTGEVRPGHGLRLGYYAQEHETLDVDRSVLDHMRSAAIEQSDTELRRILGAFLFSGDDVDKPAGVLSGGEKTRLALATLVCSGANVLLLDEPTNNLDPVSREQVLDAIARYPGAIVLVTHDPGAVLALKPDRAILLPDGDEDAWSDDLLELVELA, encoded by the coding sequence ATGATCACCGCAACCGGCCTGGAACTGCGCGCCGGCGCCCGGATCCTGCTGTCCGACACCACCCTGCGGGTGCAGCCCGGCGACCGGATCGGGCTGGTCGGTCGCAACGGGGCCGGCAAGACCACCACGCTCAAGGTGCTGGCCGGCGAGGGCCAGCCCTACGCGGGGCAGATCGAGCGCCGCAGCGCCGTGGGCTACCTGCCGCAGGACCCCCGGACCGGAGACCTGGGCACCACCGCCCGGGACCGGGTGCTCTCGGCCCGCGGCCTGGACCGGCTGATGGCGCAGATGAAGGAGATCGAGGAGCGGCTGGCCAGCGAGAGCGGCGACGACCGGCTGGTCCGCCGCTACGGCGCCCTGGAGGACCAGTTCGCCTCGCTGGGCGGCTACGCGGCCGAGGCCGAGGCGGCCCGGATCTGCGCCAACCTCGGGCTGCCGGACCGGGTGCTCACCCAGACCATCGGCACCCTCTCCGGCGGCCAGCGCCGCCGGATCGAGCTGGCCCGGATCCTGTTCCGGGACGCCGCCGAGGGCGGCGGCGGGACGCTGCTGCTGGACGAGCCGACGAACCACCTGGACGCCGACTCGATCACCTGGCTACGCGGGTTCCTCGCCGGGCACAAGGGCGGGCTCATCGTGATCAGCCACGACGCGGCCCTGCTGGAGGCCGTGGTCAACAAGGTCTGGTTCCTGGACGCCACCCGGTCGGTGGTCGACGTCTACAACGTCGGCTGGAAGGCGTACCAGGAGCAGCGGGAGACCGACGAGCGGCGGCGGCGCCGGGAACGGGCCAACGCCGAGAAGAAGGCCGGCGCGCTGCTAACCCAGGCGGACAAGATGCGGGCCAAGGCGACCAAGACGGTCGCGGCGCAGAACATGGCCCGCCGGGCCGAGCGGCTGCTGTCCGGGTTGGACGAGACCCGGGTCGCGGACAAGGTCGCCAAGGTGCGGTTCCCGAGCCCGGCACCGTGCGGCAAGACCCCGCTGACCGCCGACGGGCTCTCCAAGTCGTACGGGTCGCTGGAGATCTTCACCGACGTCAACGTCGCGGTGGATCGCGGCTCCCGAGTGGCGATTCTCGGCCTCAACGGGGCCGGCAAGACCACGTTGCTGCGCATTCTCGGTGGTCTACTACCGCCGGACACCGGCGAGGTCCGTCCGGGCCATGGGCTGCGGCTGGGTTACTACGCGCAGGAGCACGAGACGCTGGATGTGGATCGTAGCGTCCTCGACCACATGCGCAGCGCCGCAATTGAGCAGTCGGATACTGAACTGCGCCGAATTCTGGGCGCCTTTCTGTTCTCCGGTGACGATGTCGACAAGCCGGCCGGGGTGCTCTCCGGTGGCGAGAAGACCCGACTGGCACTTGCCACCCTGGTCTGTTCCGGTGCCAACGTCCTGCTGCTCGACGAGCCGACCAACAACCTGGATCCGGTCAGTCGTGAGCAGGTCCTGGACGCGATCGCCCGGTACCCCGGCGCGATCGTCCTGGTCACCCACGATCCCGGCGCGGTGCTGGCCCTCAAGCCGGATCGCGCCATATTGCTGCCCGACGGCGACGAGGACGCGTGGAGTGATGATCTGCTGGAACTCGTGGAGCTCGCCTGA
- a CDS encoding helix-turn-helix domain-containing protein, with amino-acid sequence MAATGTATSTEKGRRIVGAERQTLAKDLVKRYTSGESIRALAASTGRSYGFIHRVLTESGVQLRQRGGARRRKKA; translated from the coding sequence ATGGCAGCCACCGGCACAGCCACCAGCACTGAGAAGGGTCGCCGGATCGTCGGAGCCGAGCGCCAGACGCTCGCCAAGGACCTGGTCAAGCGGTACACCTCCGGCGAGAGCATCCGTGCCCTGGCGGCCTCGACCGGCCGTTCGTACGGGTTCATCCACCGGGTGCTCACCGAGTCCGGCGTCCAGTTGCGTCAACGCGGTGGCGCCCGCCGCCGCAAGAAGGCGTGA
- a CDS encoding neutral zinc metallopeptidase, with amino-acid sequence MELNENARIDTSQISDRRGSGGGGLGGLPIPGGGGGLAGIIVTLLALLVGGGFGLNAMTGGGSEQGDNAALEQRCAADDALSQLDCRNTLYVNSIQAWWRTALPEHFGEQYQQTDTVFFEQAVSTGCGQADSGVGPFYCPADRQVYIDLSFYQVLADQLGASGEFAQPYVLAHEYGHHVQTLLGTEAQVRRQQERDPGAANELSVMMELQADCYAGAWAKNATGTADEAGQKIFTSITEQDIREGLDTAAAIGDDTIQERSGGQIDESKFTHGSAEQRQEWFKRGYDGGDPTACDTFGSAL; translated from the coding sequence ATGGAGCTCAACGAGAACGCGCGCATCGACACCAGTCAGATTTCCGACCGTCGCGGCTCGGGCGGTGGCGGCCTGGGCGGGCTGCCGATCCCGGGCGGTGGCGGCGGCCTGGCGGGGATCATCGTCACGCTGCTGGCGCTGCTGGTCGGCGGTGGGTTCGGTCTCAACGCGATGACCGGCGGCGGGTCGGAGCAGGGTGACAACGCGGCGCTGGAGCAGCGCTGCGCGGCCGACGACGCGCTCAGCCAGCTCGACTGCCGCAACACGCTCTACGTCAACTCCATCCAGGCCTGGTGGCGGACCGCGCTGCCGGAGCACTTCGGCGAGCAGTACCAGCAGACCGATACGGTCTTCTTCGAGCAGGCGGTCAGCACCGGCTGCGGGCAGGCCGACTCCGGCGTCGGTCCGTTCTACTGCCCGGCCGACCGGCAGGTCTACATCGACCTCTCCTTCTACCAGGTGCTGGCTGACCAGCTCGGCGCCAGCGGGGAATTCGCCCAGCCGTACGTGCTGGCCCACGAGTACGGCCACCACGTGCAGACCCTGCTCGGCACCGAGGCGCAGGTCCGCCGGCAGCAGGAGCGCGACCCGGGCGCCGCCAACGAGCTGTCGGTGATGATGGAGCTGCAGGCCGACTGCTACGCGGGCGCGTGGGCGAAGAACGCCACCGGCACCGCCGACGAGGCCGGCCAGAAGATCTTCACCAGCATCACCGAGCAGGACATCCGGGAGGGGCTGGACACCGCCGCCGCGATCGGCGACGACACCATCCAGGAACGCTCGGGTGGCCAGATCGACGAATCGAAGTTCACCCACGGCAGCGCCGAGCAGCGGCAGGAGTGGTTCAAGCGGGGTTACGACGGCGGCGACCCGACCGCCTGCGACACCTTCGGCTCCGCGCTCTGA
- a CDS encoding ABC transporter ATP-binding protein codes for MGGGGMASWSMLRAMRNQDELGSHRVRSGTSRRILGFARPYRRDIAVFLLTVVLAAVIGVATPVLAGDVINAITRGGPGAGGTVVRIAWFIAALAVADALLSLVQRWYSARIGEGIILDLRTRVYDHVQRMPVQFFTRTQTGALVSRLNNDVQGAQRAFTSTLSGVVSNVIQLVLTAAVMFTLSWQITALSLVLLPIFIIPARRVGKRLAEITRESYDLDAKMNATMTERFGVAGALLVKLFGRPDAEARRFEQRAERVRDIGIQSAMYSRTFFVAMLLVASLAQALTYGLGGWLAVTGQVSAGTVVTLALLLTRLYGPLTALSNVRVDVMSALVSFDRVFEVLDLRPSIEEPAAPVAVPRGAGRLEFDDVHFRYPTAAEVSLASLEDVATLDRTAAEPVLRGVSFTVEPGQMVALVGPSGAGKTTTSMLVSRIYDVTEGAVRVGGVDVRDADLQSLRDEIGVVTQDSHLFHESIAENLRYARPDATDDDLWAALRGAQVEELIRSLPDGLNTAVGERGYRFSGGEKQRIAIARLLLKAPSIVILDEATAHLDSESEAAVQRALANALSGRTALVIAHRLSTVREADQILVLDRGRIVERGRHEELVAVGGLYAELYRTQFAVADSPRPFVDAVGPEPVVTVPSRDYQQP; via the coding sequence ATGGGCGGCGGCGGAATGGCCAGCTGGAGCATGCTGCGCGCCATGCGCAACCAGGACGAGCTCGGCTCGCACCGGGTCCGCAGCGGCACCAGCCGGCGCATCCTGGGTTTCGCCCGCCCGTACCGGCGCGACATCGCGGTCTTCCTGCTCACCGTGGTGCTGGCCGCGGTGATCGGCGTGGCGACGCCGGTCCTCGCCGGCGACGTGATCAACGCGATCACCCGGGGCGGCCCGGGAGCGGGCGGCACGGTGGTCCGGATCGCCTGGTTCATCGCCGCCCTGGCCGTCGCCGACGCGCTGCTCTCCCTGGTCCAGCGCTGGTACTCGGCCCGGATCGGGGAGGGGATCATCCTCGACCTGCGGACCCGGGTCTACGACCACGTGCAGCGGATGCCGGTCCAGTTCTTCACCCGTACCCAGACCGGTGCGCTGGTCAGCCGGTTGAACAACGACGTGCAGGGCGCCCAGCGGGCCTTCACCTCGACCCTGTCCGGGGTGGTCAGCAACGTCATCCAGCTGGTGCTCACCGCGGCGGTGATGTTCACCCTCTCCTGGCAGATCACGGCGCTCTCCCTGGTTCTCCTGCCGATCTTCATCATTCCGGCCCGGCGGGTCGGCAAACGGTTGGCGGAGATCACCCGCGAGTCGTACGACCTGGACGCCAAGATGAACGCCACCATGACCGAGCGGTTCGGGGTGGCCGGCGCGCTGCTGGTCAAGCTCTTCGGCCGGCCCGACGCCGAGGCGCGGCGGTTCGAGCAGCGGGCCGAGCGGGTCCGCGACATCGGCATCCAGTCGGCGATGTACTCCCGGACCTTCTTCGTGGCGATGCTGCTGGTCGCCTCCCTGGCCCAGGCCCTCACCTACGGCCTCGGCGGCTGGCTGGCGGTGACCGGGCAGGTCAGCGCCGGCACCGTGGTCACCCTGGCGCTGCTGCTGACCCGGCTCTACGGACCGCTCACCGCGCTGTCGAACGTGCGGGTCGACGTGATGAGCGCGCTGGTCTCCTTCGACCGGGTCTTCGAGGTGCTCGACCTGCGTCCCTCCATCGAGGAGCCGGCCGCGCCGGTCGCCGTGCCGCGCGGCGCCGGCCGGTTGGAGTTCGACGACGTGCACTTCCGCTACCCGACGGCGGCGGAGGTGTCGCTGGCCTCGCTGGAGGACGTGGCGACCCTGGACCGGACCGCCGCCGAGCCGGTGCTGCGCGGGGTCTCCTTCACCGTCGAGCCGGGGCAGATGGTGGCCCTGGTCGGGCCGTCCGGCGCGGGCAAGACGACCACCTCGATGCTGGTCTCCCGGATCTACGACGTGACCGAGGGCGCGGTCCGGGTCGGCGGCGTCGACGTGCGCGACGCCGACCTGCAGTCACTGCGCGACGAGATCGGTGTGGTCACCCAGGATTCCCACCTGTTCCACGAGAGCATCGCGGAAAACCTGCGGTACGCCCGGCCCGACGCGACCGACGACGATCTCTGGGCCGCGCTGCGCGGCGCCCAGGTGGAGGAGCTGATCCGGTCGCTGCCGGACGGGCTGAACACGGCGGTCGGTGAGCGTGGCTACCGCTTCTCCGGCGGGGAGAAGCAGCGCATCGCCATCGCCCGGCTGCTGCTCAAGGCGCCGTCAATCGTCATCCTGGACGAGGCGACCGCGCACCTGGACTCCGAGTCGGAGGCGGCGGTGCAGCGGGCGTTGGCCAACGCGCTCAGCGGCCGGACCGCGTTGGTGATCGCGCACCGCCTCTCCACCGTCCGCGAGGCGGACCAGATCCTGGTGCTCGACCGGGGTCGGATCGTGGAGCGCGGTCGGCACGAGGAGCTGGTCGCGGTCGGCGGCCTCTACGCCGAGCTCTACCGCACCCAGTTCGCGGTCGCCGACTCGCCGCGCCCGTTCGTGGACGCCGTCGGCCCGGAGCCGGTGGTCACCGTGCCGAGCCGCGACTACCAGCAGCCCTGA